The Halobacterium sp. CBA1132 genome has a segment encoding these proteins:
- the guaA gene encoding glutamine-hydrolyzing GMP synthase, whose amino-acid sequence MVDVEEFVAEAKEEISEKLGDSTAIIALSGGVDSSTAAALAYEAVGDQLVPVYVDTGLMRKGETDEIREVFDYMDSLRVVEAQDRFFDELAGVTDPEEKRHVIGEQFIREFETVAEEVDADYLVQGTIYPDRIESEGTIKSHHNVGGLPERVGFEGIVEPMRDLYKDEVREVARHLGLEEIISERMPFPGPGLAVRVIGEATPEKVEVCREATAVVEEELEEYDPWQAFAAVLGKATGVKGDNRVHGHVVAVRSVESRDGMTARAQELEWETLQRLQSRIAGTIDNVSRVVYDVTHKPPATIEYE is encoded by the coding sequence ATGGTCGACGTCGAGGAATTCGTCGCAGAGGCGAAAGAAGAAATCAGCGAGAAGCTCGGTGACAGCACCGCTATCATCGCGCTCTCCGGCGGCGTCGACTCCTCTACCGCCGCCGCGCTGGCGTACGAGGCGGTCGGCGACCAGCTCGTCCCCGTCTACGTCGACACCGGCCTGATGCGGAAGGGCGAGACCGACGAGATTCGAGAGGTCTTCGACTACATGGACAGCCTCCGCGTCGTCGAGGCGCAGGACCGCTTCTTCGACGAACTCGCGGGCGTCACCGACCCCGAGGAGAAGCGCCACGTCATCGGCGAGCAGTTCATCCGGGAGTTCGAGACGGTCGCCGAGGAGGTCGACGCCGACTACCTCGTGCAGGGTACCATCTACCCGGACCGCATCGAGAGCGAGGGCACCATCAAGAGCCACCACAACGTCGGCGGGCTGCCAGAGCGCGTCGGGTTCGAGGGCATCGTCGAGCCGATGCGCGACCTCTACAAGGACGAGGTCCGGGAGGTCGCCCGGCACCTCGGCCTCGAAGAGATTATCAGCGAGCGCATGCCGTTCCCCGGTCCCGGCCTCGCGGTTCGCGTCATCGGGGAGGCAACCCCGGAGAAGGTCGAAGTCTGCCGCGAGGCGACCGCCGTCGTCGAGGAGGAACTCGAGGAGTACGACCCGTGGCAGGCGTTCGCCGCCGTGCTCGGGAAGGCCACCGGCGTGAAAGGCGACAACCGCGTCCACGGCCACGTCGTCGCCGTGCGCTCCGTCGAGTCGCGTGACGGGATGACCGCGCGGGCGCAGGAACTGGAGTGGGAGACCCTCCAGCGCCTCCAGTCCCGCATCGCGGGGACCATCGACAACGTCTCCCGCGTCGTCTACGACGTCACCCACAAACCACCCGCGACAATCGAATACGAATGA
- a CDS encoding chloride channel protein has protein sequence MDQRRFSKLLACAAVLGVAVGLVATGFRIAWLAAKHALWHTFEATYWRVPVSVAAGVLIGAILYKTYYPGALAALVRQFHDEGSVPLAENIPTVPVGFVGLIAGQNAGPEGVMSVVGGSFGTQAAETFGVPNAEKLLTLAGMGAGFGAILGAPIGGALLWLELPHERGLEYYEAIIPTFVASFAGYLTEAAIGGFHLFPTWHVSAVAPISGGQLVAAAAVAVVAIPFGALYTTIFDTVGRLFNRWSPAIYVRTTVAGLGIGLLGYALPLTYFYGGSKMNQLVGTDLGLGVLVATLLGTMVAAAFTINGNWIGGLIVPHMFMGAVLGLAASTVVPALPPILSMLAGMAAFNAVVTGTPLSSALIAIALTDGASITPVFLAALVGFVGSPLVGFLQTAAPRREPPNFHVGD, from the coding sequence ATGGACCAGCGTCGGTTCTCGAAACTGCTCGCGTGCGCCGCCGTGCTCGGCGTCGCGGTCGGCCTCGTCGCCACGGGGTTCCGGATTGCGTGGCTGGCCGCCAAGCACGCGCTCTGGCACACCTTCGAGGCGACCTACTGGCGCGTCCCGGTCAGCGTGGCGGCCGGCGTCCTCATCGGCGCCATCCTCTACAAGACGTACTACCCGGGCGCGCTCGCCGCGCTCGTCCGCCAGTTCCACGACGAGGGCAGCGTCCCGCTCGCGGAGAACATCCCCACAGTCCCGGTGGGCTTCGTCGGGCTCATCGCGGGGCAGAACGCCGGCCCGGAAGGAGTCATGAGCGTCGTTGGCGGGAGTTTCGGCACGCAGGCCGCGGAGACGTTCGGCGTGCCGAACGCCGAGAAACTCCTCACGCTCGCTGGCATGGGCGCGGGGTTCGGCGCCATCCTCGGCGCGCCCATCGGCGGCGCGCTGCTGTGGCTGGAACTCCCCCACGAGCGCGGCCTCGAGTACTACGAGGCCATCATCCCGACGTTCGTCGCGAGCTTCGCGGGCTACCTCACGGAGGCCGCAATCGGCGGCTTCCACCTGTTCCCGACGTGGCACGTCTCCGCGGTCGCGCCCATCTCGGGCGGCCAGTTGGTCGCCGCGGCCGCCGTCGCCGTCGTCGCCATCCCGTTCGGCGCGCTCTACACGACCATCTTCGACACCGTGGGGCGGCTGTTCAACCGGTGGTCACCCGCCATCTACGTCCGGACGACCGTCGCCGGCCTCGGCATCGGCCTGCTGGGGTACGCGCTCCCCCTGACGTACTTCTACGGCGGCAGCAAGATGAACCAGCTCGTGGGCACCGACCTCGGGCTCGGGGTGCTGGTGGCGACGTTGCTCGGGACGATGGTCGCGGCCGCGTTCACCATCAACGGCAACTGGATCGGCGGGCTCATCGTCCCGCACATGTTCATGGGCGCGGTGCTCGGGCTCGCGGCGTCGACAGTCGTCCCCGCGCTCCCGCCGATACTCTCGATGCTCGCGGGCATGGCCGCGTTCAACGCCGTCGTCACGGGAACGCCGCTGTCGTCGGCGCTCATCGCCATCGCGCTGACCGACGGCGCGAGCATCACGCCCGTCTTCCTGGCGGCGCTGGTCGGGTTCGTCGGCAGCCCGCTCGTTGGCTTCCTCCAGACCGCGGCGCCGCGCCGCGAACCGCCGAACTTCCACGTCGGCGACTAA
- a CDS encoding dipeptide epimerase yields the protein MRTEFERREFPLEHPFTIARGTQDTAANVVVRVEDDEGTVGVGGAAPSAHYGETAATVEAVLPDLLAVVERVDDPHDLARIETGMREVVSDNPAARAAVSIAVHDLAAKRVDLPLYRYWGLDGTNALDTSFTIGIDDEETMREKTAEAVDAGYGTLKVKLGTSRDEQLLSAVREAAPDATIRVDANEAWTPKEAVRNIEWLEGYGVEFVEQPVPAENREGLKYVYERSPLPIAADESCVVASDVPDIADRCDIANLKLMKTGGLREAKRLIHAARANGLEVMCGCMIESNASIAAACHLAPLLDYVDLDGSLLLAEDDFEGVPLPAGHVDLQAVERAGTGAREV from the coding sequence ATGAGAACGGAGTTCGAACGCCGCGAGTTCCCGCTCGAACACCCCTTCACAATCGCCCGCGGGACCCAAGACACCGCCGCGAACGTCGTCGTTCGCGTCGAAGACGACGAGGGCACTGTCGGCGTCGGCGGCGCCGCGCCCTCCGCGCACTACGGAGAGACGGCGGCCACCGTCGAGGCTGTACTGCCGGACCTGCTGGCCGTCGTCGAGCGCGTCGACGACCCCCACGACCTCGCGCGCATCGAGACCGGGATGCGCGAAGTCGTCTCGGACAACCCCGCGGCGCGGGCCGCGGTCAGCATCGCCGTCCACGACCTCGCCGCGAAGCGTGTCGACCTCCCGCTGTACCGCTACTGGGGGCTGGACGGCACGAACGCGCTCGACACCTCGTTCACCATCGGCATCGACGACGAGGAAACGATGCGCGAGAAGACCGCGGAGGCGGTCGACGCGGGCTACGGCACGCTGAAGGTGAAACTCGGCACGAGCCGGGACGAGCAACTGCTGTCGGCGGTCCGGGAGGCCGCGCCGGACGCCACCATCCGCGTGGACGCGAACGAGGCGTGGACGCCCAAGGAAGCCGTCCGGAACATCGAGTGGCTCGAAGGGTACGGCGTGGAGTTCGTCGAACAGCCGGTGCCCGCCGAGAACCGCGAGGGACTGAAGTACGTCTACGAGCGCTCGCCGCTCCCGATTGCCGCCGACGAGTCCTGCGTCGTCGCCAGCGACGTGCCCGACATCGCGGACCGCTGTGACATCGCGAATCTGAAACTGATGAAGACCGGCGGCCTCCGCGAGGCCAAGCGCCTGATTCACGCCGCTCGCGCGAACGGCCTCGAAGTGATGTGTGGCTGCATGATAGAGTCCAACGCCTCCATCGCGGCGGCCTGCCACCTCGCGCCGCTGCTGGACTACGTGGACCTCGACGGCTCGCTGCTGCTCGCCGAGGACGACTTCGAGGGCGTGCCGCTGCCCGCCGGCCACGTCGACCTACAGGCCGTCGAGCGAGCGGGGACGGGCGCGCGAGAGGTCTGA
- a CDS encoding 5-formyltetrahydrofolate cyclo-ligase: MDKQDRRERVWDDLEASGEARFPFPPHGRIPNFAGADEAADRLADTAVWADADVVKANPDAPQLPVRRAALRAGKTVYVAVPRLRDERCFLRLDPDEVADVDDATTVSGISEYGEPVGPEDVEPVDLVVSGSVAVTERGERVGKGEGYSDLEFALLREFGRVDDDTATVTTVHERQVVDDAVPTDDHDVPMDWIVTPERVVETDSPTGKPAGIEWDAVDAERREEIPVLERLAP, encoded by the coding sequence ATGGACAAACAGGACCGCCGCGAGCGCGTCTGGGACGACCTCGAAGCCAGCGGCGAAGCCCGCTTCCCGTTCCCGCCGCACGGCCGCATCCCGAACTTCGCGGGCGCCGACGAGGCCGCCGACCGGCTCGCCGACACCGCCGTCTGGGCGGACGCGGACGTGGTGAAGGCGAACCCGGACGCCCCGCAGTTGCCGGTGCGTCGCGCGGCGCTGCGCGCGGGGAAGACGGTGTACGTCGCGGTGCCGCGCCTCCGAGACGAACGGTGTTTCCTCCGCCTCGACCCCGACGAAGTCGCAGACGTCGACGACGCGACGACGGTCAGCGGCATCAGCGAGTACGGGGAACCGGTCGGCCCCGAGGACGTGGAACCGGTCGACCTCGTCGTCTCCGGGAGCGTCGCGGTCACGGAGCGCGGCGAGCGCGTCGGCAAGGGCGAGGGGTACAGCGACCTCGAATTCGCGCTGCTCCGGGAGTTCGGCCGCGTCGACGACGACACGGCGACGGTGACGACGGTCCACGAGCGCCAAGTCGTCGACGACGCGGTGCCGACCGACGACCACGACGTGCCGATGGACTGGATAGTGACGCCCGAGCGCGTCGTCGAGACGGACTCTCCCACAGGGAAACCCGCAGGAATCGAGTGGGACGCCGTCGACGCCGAACGCCGCGAGGAGATTCCCGTACTGGAGCGACTCGCGCCCTGA
- a CDS encoding universal stress protein, with amino-acid sequence MYDAVLVPTDGSDAASAGVTHGLDLAAEFDAVVHALYVVPESERASIVGSSSNPGESSVAAAAERAVETVAAAADDRGLDAETEIRSGTPHREILDYAEEAGVDLVVMATHGRTGVSRLLSGSVTERVVRKADRPVLVARRTS; translated from the coding sequence ATGTACGACGCGGTCCTCGTGCCGACGGACGGCAGCGACGCTGCCTCCGCCGGCGTCACGCACGGCCTCGACCTCGCCGCGGAGTTCGACGCGGTCGTCCACGCGCTCTACGTCGTGCCCGAGTCCGAGCGCGCGAGCATCGTCGGCAGTTCGAGCAACCCCGGCGAGTCGAGCGTCGCCGCGGCCGCCGAGCGCGCCGTCGAGACCGTCGCCGCGGCCGCCGACGACCGCGGCCTCGACGCCGAAACCGAGATTCGGAGCGGGACGCCACACCGCGAGATTCTCGACTACGCCGAGGAGGCGGGCGTCGACCTCGTCGTGATGGCGACCCACGGTCGCACGGGCGTCAGCAGGCTGCTCTCCGGGAGCGTCACCGAGCGCGTCGTCCGGAAGGCCGACCGGCCCGTGCTCGTCGCGCGCCGGACGTCGTGA
- the thrS gene encoding threonine--tRNA ligase — MSSVTVTLPDGATLDVEAGATVEDVAYEIGPGLGRDTVAGKLDGELVAKEEPITEDREIEIVTEGSDDYLDVLRHTAAHVLAQALVRHHPDAKLTIGPYTEEGFYYDIADVELDADDLAEIQDEAEDIIAADYDVERVEYGRDEAVEKYEDNPFKREILETEAAGDDPVSFYKQDDFEDLCQGPHVDSTGEIGGFEVLETSAAYWRGDEDRETLTRVYGTAFPTEDGLEEYLQRREEAKERDHQKLGSEMDLFSIPDVTGPGLPLYHPNGKTVLRELSDYVHGLNRDMGYDEVETPHLFRTELWKQSGHYENYVDDMFLMDVDDEEYGLKPMNCPGHATIFDQSSWSYRDLPVRYFEDGKVYRREQRGELSGLSRVWAFTIDDGHVFARADQIEEEVRRIMDLIFEVLDTFDLDYEVALATRPEKSVGSDEIWEQSESQLRDVLEEQNVDYDLEPGDGAFYGPKVDFAFEDALGRTWDGPTVQLDFNMPERFDLEYTGSDNEAHQPVMIHRALYGSYERFFMVLIEHYNGRFPTWLAPEQVRILPVTDDNLGYAHRVKNELDGYRVEVEDRDWTVGRKIQQAHDDNVPYMLVLGDDEEEAGTVSVRDRQERERNDVDLEAFLDHLDNEVEQKHTEPDFAE; from the coding sequence ATGAGCAGCGTTACTGTGACGCTCCCGGACGGCGCCACGTTGGACGTCGAAGCCGGGGCGACGGTCGAGGACGTAGCGTACGAAATTGGGCCCGGCCTCGGCCGTGACACAGTCGCCGGGAAGCTGGACGGCGAACTCGTCGCGAAGGAGGAACCCATCACGGAGGACCGCGAAATCGAAATCGTCACCGAGGGCTCCGACGACTACCTCGACGTCCTCCGGCACACGGCCGCGCACGTGCTCGCGCAGGCCCTCGTCCGCCACCACCCCGACGCGAAACTCACCATCGGACCGTACACCGAGGAGGGGTTCTACTACGACATCGCGGACGTCGAACTGGACGCCGACGACCTCGCCGAGATTCAGGACGAGGCCGAGGACATCATCGCGGCCGACTACGACGTCGAGCGCGTCGAGTACGGCCGCGATGAAGCCGTCGAGAAGTACGAGGACAACCCCTTCAAGCGCGAGATTCTCGAAACCGAGGCGGCGGGCGACGACCCCGTGAGCTTCTACAAGCAGGACGACTTCGAGGACCTCTGTCAGGGCCCCCACGTCGACTCCACGGGCGAAATCGGGGGCTTCGAAGTGCTGGAGACCTCGGCGGCATACTGGCGCGGCGACGAGGACCGCGAGACGCTGACCCGCGTCTACGGCACGGCGTTCCCGACCGAGGACGGCCTCGAGGAGTACCTCCAGCGACGCGAGGAAGCCAAAGAACGCGACCACCAGAAACTCGGCTCCGAGATGGACCTGTTCTCGATTCCGGACGTCACGGGTCCCGGGCTCCCCCTCTACCACCCGAACGGGAAGACGGTCCTGCGGGAACTCTCGGACTACGTCCACGGCCTGAACCGCGACATGGGCTACGACGAGGTGGAGACGCCGCACCTCTTCCGCACGGAACTGTGGAAGCAGTCCGGGCACTACGAGAACTACGTCGACGACATGTTCCTCATGGACGTCGACGACGAGGAGTACGGCTTGAAGCCGATGAACTGCCCGGGCCACGCCACCATCTTCGACCAGTCCTCGTGGAGCTACCGCGACCTCCCCGTGCGGTACTTCGAGGACGGGAAGGTGTACCGCCGCGAGCAGCGCGGCGAACTCTCCGGCCTGTCCCGGGTGTGGGCGTTCACCATCGACGACGGCCACGTGTTCGCGCGCGCCGACCAAATCGAGGAGGAAGTGCGGCGCATCATGGACCTCATCTTCGAGGTGCTGGACACCTTCGACCTCGACTACGAGGTCGCGCTGGCGACCCGTCCCGAGAAGTCCGTCGGCAGCGACGAAATCTGGGAGCAATCGGAGAGCCAACTCCGGGACGTACTCGAAGAGCAGAACGTCGACTACGACCTCGAACCCGGCGACGGCGCGTTCTACGGGCCGAAAGTCGACTTCGCGTTCGAGGACGCGCTCGGGCGCACGTGGGACGGCCCGACCGTCCAACTGGACTTCAACATGCCCGAGCGCTTCGACCTCGAATACACGGGGTCGGACAACGAAGCCCACCAGCCGGTGATGATTCACCGCGCGCTCTACGGGAGCTACGAGCGCTTCTTCATGGTGCTCATCGAGCACTACAACGGCCGCTTCCCGACGTGGCTGGCGCCCGAGCAGGTCCGCATCCTGCCCGTGACCGACGACAATCTCGGGTACGCCCACCGCGTGAAGAACGAACTGGACGGCTACCGCGTCGAGGTCGAGGACCGCGACTGGACGGTCGGCCGGAAAATCCAGCAGGCCCACGACGACAACGTCCCCTACATGCTCGTCCTCGGCGACGACGAGGAGGAAGCCGGAACGGTCTCGGTGCGCGACCGCCAGGAGCGCGAGCGCAACGACGTCGACCTCGAGGCGTTCCTCGACCACCTCGACAACGAGGTCGAACAGAAGCACACGGAACCGGACTTCGCGGAGTAA
- a CDS encoding zinc-binding dehydrogenase, which translates to MTAYVVEEYGPPDVFEEATVDTPEPDPEEVRVEVAATSLNPVDYKIRGGHIPDFTPPFPATLHCDVAGVVDAVGEDVDAFEVGDEVYGMPGGAGRQGALADYVVGHADTFAAAPESIPLEDAAALPVVALTALEMLTDKSEVGNGDEVLVYGGAGGVGHIGVQLADHLDADVTATGSTAEKRDLAADLGADATVDYTTTDVEEYVAEHATGDGFDVVFDPVGDDHLQTAFDAVRPFGTVVTTESSSTQDLSAMHANSLELGLVLVILPVLRGEGQDRIGDELREIAALVDDGVVEPVIADYLPFEDVSEAHRRGEAGDFHGKLVLTHE; encoded by the coding sequence ATGACAGCGTACGTCGTCGAGGAGTACGGCCCTCCGGACGTCTTCGAGGAGGCGACCGTCGACACACCCGAACCCGACCCCGAGGAGGTCCGCGTCGAGGTAGCGGCGACCAGCCTCAATCCCGTCGACTACAAGATTCGAGGCGGCCACATCCCCGACTTCACGCCGCCGTTCCCGGCGACCCTGCACTGTGACGTCGCCGGCGTCGTCGACGCTGTCGGCGAGGACGTGGACGCCTTCGAGGTCGGCGACGAGGTGTACGGGATGCCGGGCGGCGCGGGCCGGCAGGGCGCGCTCGCGGACTACGTGGTCGGGCACGCCGACACGTTCGCGGCCGCACCCGAGTCGATTCCGCTGGAGGACGCCGCGGCGCTCCCCGTCGTCGCCCTCACCGCGCTGGAGATGCTCACCGACAAGTCCGAAGTCGGAAACGGCGACGAAGTACTCGTCTACGGCGGCGCGGGCGGTGTCGGCCACATCGGCGTCCAGCTCGCCGACCACCTCGACGCGGACGTCACCGCGACCGGTTCGACCGCCGAGAAGCGCGACCTCGCTGCCGACCTCGGTGCTGACGCCACCGTCGACTACACGACGACGGACGTCGAGGAGTACGTCGCCGAACACGCCACCGGCGACGGCTTCGACGTGGTGTTCGACCCGGTCGGCGACGACCACCTCCAGACGGCCTTCGACGCGGTGCGGCCGTTCGGGACTGTCGTCACCACGGAGTCCAGTTCCACGCAGGACCTCTCCGCGATGCACGCCAACTCTCTCGAACTCGGCCTCGTGCTCGTCATCCTCCCCGTGCTGCGCGGCGAGGGACAGGACCGAATCGGCGACGAACTCCGCGAAATCGCCGCGCTCGTCGACGACGGCGTGGTCGAACCCGTCATCGCCGACTACCTGCCGTTCGAGGACGTCTCGGAGGCCCACCGCCGCGGCGAAGCCGGGGACTTCCACGGGAAGCTCGTGCTCACTCACGAGTAG
- a CDS encoding cupin domain-containing protein yields the protein MSLDRYPDLDPEPGEVVTEELFFSEDELVKAFALGPGAEVEPHEHGDQTNAFHVLEGELVVVQGDDEEAVEAPGVVVHERGVAHGARNESDDVAVFTATMAPMD from the coding sequence GTGTCACTGGACCGCTATCCCGACCTCGACCCCGAGCCGGGCGAAGTAGTGACGGAGGAACTGTTCTTCAGCGAGGACGAACTCGTGAAGGCGTTCGCGCTCGGCCCCGGCGCCGAGGTCGAACCTCACGAGCACGGCGACCAGACGAACGCCTTCCACGTTCTAGAGGGTGAACTCGTCGTCGTGCAGGGCGACGACGAGGAAGCCGTCGAGGCGCCGGGCGTCGTCGTCCACGAGCGCGGCGTCGCCCACGGCGCGCGCAACGAGAGCGACGACGTGGCGGTGTTCACGGCGACGATGGCGCCGATGGACTAG
- a CDS encoding CTP synthase, whose product MPTETGYDPTLGSKFVFVTGGVMSGLGKGITAASLGRLLSNAGFDVTAVKIDPYLNVDAGTMNPYQHGEVYVLKDGGEVDLDLGNYERFLDVDMTSDHNVTTGKVYQNVIERERAGDYLGKTVQIIPHVTDNIKRRVREAAEGSDVCIVEVGGTVGDIEGMPFLEALRQFSHEEDDEDILFTHVTLVPYSQTGEQKTKPTQHSVKELRSIGLQPDVLVGRCEDELDPDVKEKIALFCDVPTDAVFSNPDVEDVYHVPLVVEEEGLDEYVMEEFDIADDALPEAERSTEWRDLVTRDRSGEVDIALVGKYALEDAYMSIHEALKHAGLERGVDVNVLWVDSEKMNDDHEERLQEADGVVVPGGFGSRGTEGKIRAIQHAREHDVPFLGLCLGFQLAVVEYARNVLGWEDAHSAEIDEETPYPVIDLLPEQYDLEDLGGTMRLGAHDTQIQPDTLAHEVYGDTSCTERHRHRYEVNPEYIDDLTENGLTFSGEAGNRMEILEYDDHPFFFGTQFHPEFRSRPTRASPPFVGLLDAVLDETETEAEVVN is encoded by the coding sequence ATGCCGACGGAGACCGGGTACGACCCGACACTGGGAAGCAAGTTCGTGTTCGTTACTGGCGGGGTGATGTCCGGGCTGGGGAAAGGCATTACTGCCGCGAGTCTGGGCCGCCTGCTCTCGAACGCCGGATTCGACGTCACGGCGGTCAAAATCGACCCCTACCTCAACGTGGACGCGGGGACGATGAACCCCTACCAGCACGGCGAAGTGTACGTGCTCAAGGACGGCGGGGAGGTCGACCTCGACTTGGGGAACTACGAGCGGTTCCTCGACGTCGACATGACCTCCGACCACAACGTCACCACGGGGAAAGTCTACCAGAACGTCATCGAGCGCGAGCGCGCCGGCGACTACCTCGGGAAGACCGTCCAGATTATCCCCCACGTCACCGACAACATCAAGCGGCGCGTCCGCGAGGCCGCCGAGGGCTCCGACGTCTGCATCGTCGAGGTCGGCGGGACCGTGGGCGACATCGAGGGGATGCCGTTCCTCGAGGCGCTGCGCCAGTTCAGCCACGAGGAGGACGACGAGGACATCCTGTTCACGCACGTCACGCTCGTGCCGTACTCCCAGACGGGCGAGCAGAAGACCAAGCCAACCCAGCACTCCGTGAAGGAACTCCGGTCGATTGGTCTCCAGCCGGACGTCCTCGTGGGGCGCTGTGAGGACGAACTCGACCCCGACGTCAAGGAGAAGATCGCGCTGTTCTGCGACGTCCCCACCGACGCCGTCTTCTCGAACCCGGACGTCGAGGACGTCTACCACGTGCCCCTCGTCGTCGAGGAGGAAGGCCTCGACGAGTACGTGATGGAGGAGTTCGACATCGCCGACGACGCCCTCCCCGAGGCCGAGCGCTCGACGGAGTGGCGCGACCTCGTGACCCGCGACCGCAGCGGCGAGGTCGACATCGCGCTCGTCGGAAAGTACGCCCTCGAGGACGCCTACATGAGCATCCACGAGGCGCTCAAGCACGCCGGCCTCGAGCGCGGCGTGGACGTGAACGTTCTCTGGGTGGACTCCGAGAAGATGAACGACGACCACGAGGAGCGTCTCCAGGAGGCCGACGGCGTCGTCGTCCCCGGCGGCTTCGGCTCCCGCGGTACGGAGGGGAAGATTCGCGCGATTCAGCACGCTCGCGAACACGACGTGCCCTTCCTCGGCCTCTGTCTCGGCTTCCAGCTCGCAGTCGTCGAGTACGCCCGTAACGTCCTCGGCTGGGAGGACGCTCACTCCGCCGAAATTGACGAGGAGACGCCGTACCCGGTCATCGATCTGCTGCCCGAGCAGTACGACCTCGAAGACCTCGGCGGGACGATGCGGCTGGGCGCCCACGACACCCAGATTCAGCCGGACACGCTCGCCCACGAGGTGTACGGCGATACGTCCTGCACGGAGCGCCACCGTCACCGCTACGAGGTCAACCCCGAGTACATCGACGACCTCACCGAGAACGGCCTGACGTTCTCCGGGGAGGCCGGCAACCGCATGGAGATTCTGGAGTACGACGACCACCCGTTCTTCTTCGGGACGCAGTTCCACCCCGAGTTCCGGTCGCGGCCGACTCGCGCGAGTCCGCCGTTCGTCGGACTGCTCGACGCCGTCCTCGACGAAACAGAGACGGAAGCGGAGGTGGTGAACTGA
- a CDS encoding dienelactone hydrolase family protein gives MRQETVLVPGARDVEATLDSPDDGASTCVVLCPPHPQHRGHRGDERLVAVAESLVERGVAALRFDYGDWDEGLGEREDARNAVRWASERYERVGLFGFSFGASIAALAAASVDVELCAVSLLAPAAELEAGLNAADALADITAPLQVVFATRDTTADWEPVVAAARELDCEVVELGADHFFVGRTDNVADAAAPFLADAC, from the coding sequence ATGCGACAAGAGACCGTGCTGGTGCCGGGCGCGCGGGACGTGGAGGCGACGCTCGATTCCCCCGACGACGGCGCGTCGACGTGCGTCGTGCTGTGTCCGCCTCATCCCCAGCACCGCGGCCACCGCGGCGACGAACGCCTCGTCGCCGTCGCGGAATCCCTCGTCGAGCGCGGTGTCGCGGCGCTGCGCTTCGACTACGGCGACTGGGACGAGGGGCTCGGAGAGCGCGAGGACGCCCGGAACGCCGTCCGGTGGGCGAGCGAGCGCTACGAGCGCGTGGGGCTGTTCGGGTTCAGTTTCGGCGCGTCAATTGCGGCGCTCGCGGCCGCGAGCGTCGACGTGGAGTTGTGCGCGGTGTCGCTGCTCGCGCCCGCCGCGGAACTGGAAGCCGGACTGAACGCCGCCGACGCGCTCGCAGACATTACCGCGCCCCTGCAGGTCGTCTTCGCCACCCGGGACACGACCGCCGACTGGGAGCCGGTCGTGGCGGCAGCCCGAGAGTTGGACTGCGAGGTCGTCGAACTCGGTGCGGACCACTTCTTCGTCGGGCGCACCGACAACGTCGCGGACGCCGCGGCGCCGTTCCTCGCGGACGCCTGCTGA
- a CDS encoding PspA/IM30 family protein: protein MGIVSRISYAVRSKVNAVVSSAEDPTETLDYSYQRLRDQVRDVEQGLADLTAQKKRLEVQRERLAQNVEKHDDQAWEAVNQGRDDLARRALEKKQAKRDQVAELDDQIADLERTQRDLEEKKDDLERKVETFRTKKETMKARHDAAEAQTRVSEAVSGVGDDDVTRAIERAKDQTEELEARAAAMDELGDRGVLDGPLSEEDHIDRELAAERGDDVESELDALRAEARDEESDEAVDVDVEGTGRHASDLADEDADVVHETVDDAVEEELAAIREDEQA from the coding sequence ATGGGTATCGTATCACGCATCTCGTACGCGGTCCGGTCGAAGGTGAACGCGGTCGTCAGTTCCGCCGAGGACCCGACGGAGACGCTGGACTACTCCTACCAGCGGCTCCGCGACCAAGTCCGGGACGTCGAGCAGGGGCTGGCCGACCTGACCGCCCAGAAGAAACGCCTCGAAGTCCAGCGCGAGCGCCTCGCGCAGAACGTCGAGAAGCACGACGACCAGGCGTGGGAGGCAGTCAATCAGGGACGGGACGACCTCGCGCGTCGCGCGCTCGAGAAGAAGCAGGCGAAACGCGATCAGGTCGCGGAGCTCGACGACCAGATTGCGGACCTCGAGCGGACCCAGCGCGACCTCGAGGAGAAGAAAGACGACCTCGAGCGGAAAGTCGAGACGTTCCGCACCAAGAAGGAGACGATGAAGGCGCGCCACGATGCTGCCGAGGCCCAGACGCGGGTCTCCGAGGCCGTCTCTGGAGTGGGAGACGACGACGTCACGAGGGCGATCGAGCGCGCGAAAGACCAAACCGAGGAGCTGGAGGCGCGCGCAGCCGCGATGGACGAGCTCGGCGACCGCGGTGTCCTCGACGGACCGCTGTCCGAGGAGGACCACATCGACCGCGAGCTCGCTGCCGAGCGTGGCGACGACGTCGAGTCCGAGCTGGACGCGCTACGCGCGGAAGCCCGCGACGAGGAATCCGACGAAGCCGTCGACGTGGACGTCGAGGGAACTGGAAGGCACGCGTCCGACCTGGCGGACGAGGACGCCGACGTGGTCCACGAGACTGTCGACGACGCGGTCGAGGAGGAGCTGGCAGCCATTCGCGAGGACGAGCAGGCGTAG